In Trifolium pratense cultivar HEN17-A07 linkage group LG7, ARS_RC_1.1, whole genome shotgun sequence, a genomic segment contains:
- the LOC123898951 gene encoding metal transporter Nramp6-like isoform X1 produces MAVSGSSGSGQPQFISSTGNQNFSNAPLIDSDTTNPDQIVVPDRTSWKNLFAYMGPGFLVSIAYIDPGNFETDLQSGAQFRYELLWIILVASCAALVIQSMAANLGVVTGKHLAEHCRAEYSRVSNFILWIIAEIAIVACDIPEVIGTAFALNMLFNIPVWIGVLLTGLSTLMLLALQQYGVRKLEFLIAFLVFTIAACFWAELGYAKPDAKEVVKGLFVPQLKGSGATGLAISLLGAMVMPHNLFLHSALVLSRKIPRSVRGIKEACRFYMIESAFALMVAFLINVSVISVSGAVCNSSNLNEEDRMSCQDLDLNKASFLLRNVLGKWSSKLFGVALLASGQSSTITGTYAGQYVMQGFLDLRLTPWIRNMLTRCLAIVPSLIVAVIGGSTGAGKLIIIASMILSFELPFALVPLLKFTSSKTKMGAHVNSTMISAVTWIIGSLIMVINIYYLMNGFIKLLLHSDIEIVAKVFLGILGFSGMAVYLAGIAYLVLRKNKEGTHLLALTAPENQQMANEQVNGSIYCLPREDIVNMQLPQRSSPADLD; encoded by the exons ATGGCTGTCTCAGGTTCTTCTGGTTCTGGGCAGCCACAATTCATTTCAAGCACTGGAAACCAAAACTTTTCCAATGCACCGCTCATTGACAGTGACACCACAAATCCTGATCAAATTGTTGTCCCTGAT AGGACAAGCTGGAAAAACTTATTTGCATATATGGGGCCTGGATTTCTTGTTTCCATTGCATATATAGACCCAGGAAACT TTGAGACGGATCTACAATCTGGGGCACAATTTAGATATGAG tTACTTTGGATCATATTGGTGGCATCTTGTGCTGCTCTTGTAATTCAATCGATGGCAGCCAATCTTGGGGTGGTCACAG GAAAGCACTTAGCAGAGCATTGTAGAGCTGAATATTCGCGGGTGTCCAACTTTATTCTTTGGATTATTGCTGAAATTGCCATAGTGGCCTGTGACATCCCAGAAG TGATCGGGACAGCCTTTGCGTTAAATATGCTCTTCAACATACCTGTTTGGATTGGTGTGTTACTGACCGGACTCAGTACATTGATGCTCTTAGCATTACAACAATATGGG GTTAGGAAACTTGAATTCTTGATTGCATTTCTTGTGTTTACAATTGCTGCGTGTTTTTGGGCTGAGCTTGGATATGCAAAGCCCGATGCTAAAGAAGTTGTGAAGGGTCTTTTTGTGCCACAACTAAAAGGGAGTGGTGCTACTGGCCTTGCAATTTCACTCCTCGGTGCTATGGTCATGCC GCACAATCTCTTCCTGCACTCGGCACTGGTACTCTCTAGGAAAATACCACGATCAGTTCGCGGAATCAAA gaGGCTTGCAGATTTTACATGATAGAAAGTGCCTTTGCTCTTATGGTGGCTTTCCTCATTAATGTTTCTGTCATTTCTGTAAGTGGTGCTGTTTGCAATTCTTCGAATTTGAATGAAGAAGATCGGATGAGCTGTCAGGATTTAGATCTCAACAAAGCTTCCTTCCTACTTAGA AATGTCTTGGGGAAATGGAGTTCAAAACTGTTTGGAGTTGCTTTGCTTGCATCAGGTCAAAGTTCTACGATAACAGGAACCTATGCAGGGCAGTATGTGATGCAG GGATTTCTTGATTTACGACTGACGCCATGGATTCGGAATATGTTAACTCGTTGCTTAGCCATAGTTCCTAGTTTGATTGTTGCAGTCATTGGTGGCTCTACTGGGGCTGGGAAGCTCATAATAATTGCATCT ATGATCTTATCATTTGAGCTTCCCTTTGCTTTGGTACCACTCCTCAAGTTCACTAGTAGCAAAACCAAGATGGGGGCACATGTTAACTCTACCAtg ATATCCGCCGTTACTTGGATAATCGGCTCACTTATTATGGTTATTAATATATACTACTTAATGAATGGTTTCATCAAGCTTCTTCTTCATAGTGATATAGAAATTGTAGCAAAGGTGTTTCTTGGGATATTAGGATTTTCAGGCATGGCAGTATATTTGGCTGGTATAGCTTATCTTGTACTTCGCAAAAATAAAGAGGGTACACACCTTTTGGCTCTAACAGCACCTGAAAATCAGCAAATGGCAAATGAACAAGTAAATGGGTCAATCTATTGTCTTCCAAGAGAAGACATAGTAAACATGCAATTGCCTCAGAGAAGTAGTCCTGCAGATCTTGACTGA
- the LOC123898951 gene encoding metal transporter Nramp6-like isoform X2 has protein sequence MAANLGVVTGKHLAEHCRAEYSRVSNFILWIIAEIAIVACDIPEVIGTAFALNMLFNIPVWIGVLLTGLSTLMLLALQQYGVRKLEFLIAFLVFTIAACFWAELGYAKPDAKEVVKGLFVPQLKGSGATGLAISLLGAMVMPHNLFLHSALVLSRKIPRSVRGIKEACRFYMIESAFALMVAFLINVSVISVSGAVCNSSNLNEEDRMSCQDLDLNKASFLLRNVLGKWSSKLFGVALLASGQSSTITGTYAGQYVMQGFLDLRLTPWIRNMLTRCLAIVPSLIVAVIGGSTGAGKLIIIASMILSFELPFALVPLLKFTSSKTKMGAHVNSTMISAVTWIIGSLIMVINIYYLMNGFIKLLLHSDIEIVAKVFLGILGFSGMAVYLAGIAYLVLRKNKEGTHLLALTAPENQQMANEQVNGSIYCLPREDIVNMQLPQRSSPADLD, from the exons ATGGCAGCCAATCTTGGGGTGGTCACAG GAAAGCACTTAGCAGAGCATTGTAGAGCTGAATATTCGCGGGTGTCCAACTTTATTCTTTGGATTATTGCTGAAATTGCCATAGTGGCCTGTGACATCCCAGAAG TGATCGGGACAGCCTTTGCGTTAAATATGCTCTTCAACATACCTGTTTGGATTGGTGTGTTACTGACCGGACTCAGTACATTGATGCTCTTAGCATTACAACAATATGGG GTTAGGAAACTTGAATTCTTGATTGCATTTCTTGTGTTTACAATTGCTGCGTGTTTTTGGGCTGAGCTTGGATATGCAAAGCCCGATGCTAAAGAAGTTGTGAAGGGTCTTTTTGTGCCACAACTAAAAGGGAGTGGTGCTACTGGCCTTGCAATTTCACTCCTCGGTGCTATGGTCATGCC GCACAATCTCTTCCTGCACTCGGCACTGGTACTCTCTAGGAAAATACCACGATCAGTTCGCGGAATCAAA gaGGCTTGCAGATTTTACATGATAGAAAGTGCCTTTGCTCTTATGGTGGCTTTCCTCATTAATGTTTCTGTCATTTCTGTAAGTGGTGCTGTTTGCAATTCTTCGAATTTGAATGAAGAAGATCGGATGAGCTGTCAGGATTTAGATCTCAACAAAGCTTCCTTCCTACTTAGA AATGTCTTGGGGAAATGGAGTTCAAAACTGTTTGGAGTTGCTTTGCTTGCATCAGGTCAAAGTTCTACGATAACAGGAACCTATGCAGGGCAGTATGTGATGCAG GGATTTCTTGATTTACGACTGACGCCATGGATTCGGAATATGTTAACTCGTTGCTTAGCCATAGTTCCTAGTTTGATTGTTGCAGTCATTGGTGGCTCTACTGGGGCTGGGAAGCTCATAATAATTGCATCT ATGATCTTATCATTTGAGCTTCCCTTTGCTTTGGTACCACTCCTCAAGTTCACTAGTAGCAAAACCAAGATGGGGGCACATGTTAACTCTACCAtg ATATCCGCCGTTACTTGGATAATCGGCTCACTTATTATGGTTATTAATATATACTACTTAATGAATGGTTTCATCAAGCTTCTTCTTCATAGTGATATAGAAATTGTAGCAAAGGTGTTTCTTGGGATATTAGGATTTTCAGGCATGGCAGTATATTTGGCTGGTATAGCTTATCTTGTACTTCGCAAAAATAAAGAGGGTACACACCTTTTGGCTCTAACAGCACCTGAAAATCAGCAAATGGCAAATGAACAAGTAAATGGGTCAATCTATTGTCTTCCAAGAGAAGACATAGTAAACATGCAATTGCCTCAGAGAAGTAGTCCTGCAGATCTTGACTGA
- the LOC123895543 gene encoding putative UPF0481 protein At3g02645, producing the protein MCPDVRYNYECCSFFTFLDSLVDNADDVKELRLTGVFKNLLRNDEELARLINDLGDDLPTKMPCSINYTNAVAYSKKYIGMKQEIEKHYKNKWKTWLAQAYNTHFDTPWSMIAFLAASLAFLTAIQTYFTIFPKE; encoded by the coding sequence ATGTGTCCAGATGTTCGCTATAACTATGAATGTTGCTCATTCTTTACCTTCTTAGACTCCTTGGTTGACAATGCAGATGATGTAAAGGAGCTTAGATTAACCGGGGTATTCAAAAATTTGCTTAGAAATGATGAAGAATTGGCAAGGCTCATAAATGATTTGGGAGATGATTTGCCAACAAAGATGCCTTGTAGCATAAACTACACAAATGCAGTGGCTTAcagtaaaaaatatattggcATGAAGCAAGAAATTGAAAAACATTacaaaaacaaatggaagacatgGTTGGCACAAGCTTACAATACACATTTTGATACACCATGGAGTATGATTGCCTTTTTAGCTGCATCACTAGCATTTCTTACAGCAATTCAAACCTATTTTACCATTTTTCCTAAAGAGTAA
- the LOC123897302 gene encoding cinnamoyl-CoA reductase 1-like, protein MPSADESSSISGQTICVTGAGGFIASWMVKLLLEKGYTVRGTLRNPDDPKNGHLKDLEGAKERLTLVKVDLLDLNSVKQAVNGCHGVFHTASPVTDNPEEMVEPAVNGAKNVIIAAAEANVRRVVFTSSIGAVYMDPKRSVDVEVDESCWSDLEFCKNTKNWYCYGKAVAEQAAWEVAKEKGVDLVVVNPVLVLGPLLQPTINASTIHILKYLTGSAKTYANATQAYVHVRDVALAHILVFEKPSASGRYLCAESSLHRGELVEILAKYFPEYPIPTKCSDEKNPRVKPHIFSNKKLKDLGLEFTPVSQCLYETVKSLQEQGHLSVPKKED, encoded by the exons ATGCCTTCCGCTGACGAATCTTCATCAATTTCCGGCCAAACCATATGTGTCACCGGTGCCGGAGGCTTCATCGCTTCATGGATGGTTAAACTTCTCTTAGAAAAAGGCTACACTGTCAGAGGAACTTTGAGAAACCCAG ATGATCCCAAAAATGGGCACTTGAAAGATTTGGAAGGAGCAAAGGAAAGATTAACTCTTGTCAAAGTTGATCTCCTTGATCTTAACTCCGTTAAACAAGCCGTTAATGGATGTCATGGTGTTTTTCACACTGCTTCTCCCGTTACAGATAACCCC GAAGAAATGGTGGAGCCTGCAGTGAATGGAGCAAAGAATGTGATCATAGCGGCTGCCGAAGCAAATGTGCGGCGCGTGGTTTTCACTTCATCAATTGGAGCTGTCTATATGGACCCCAAGAGGAGTGTTGATGTTGAAGTTGACGAGTCTTGTTGGAGTGATTTGGAGTTTTGCAAGAACACCAAG AATTGGTATTGCTATGGAAAAGCAGTGGCAGAACAAGCAGCATGGGAAGTGGCAAAAGAGAAAGGGGTGGATTTGGTTGTAGTGAATCCAGTTTTGGTTCTAGGACCATTGCTACAACCAACAATCAATGCAAGCACAATTCACATACTAAAGTACCTAACTGGATCAGCTAAGACCTATGCAAATGCAACACAAGCTTATGTTCATGTTAGGGATGTGGCATTAGCTCACATACTTGTTTTTGAGAAACCATCTGCTTCTGGTAGATACTTATGTGCTGAAAGTTCATTGCACCGTGGGGAGCTTGTTGAAATTCTTGCTAAGTACTTCCCAGAGTACCCTATTCCTACCAA GTGTTCAGATGAAAAGAATCCTCGAGTGAAACCACATATCTTCtcaaataaaaaactgaaaGATTTGGGATTGGAATTCACTCCAGTGAGTCAATGTTTATATGAAACTGTTAAGAGCTTGCAAGAGCAAGGTCATCTTTCTGTTCCAAAGAAAGAAGATTAA